The Lolium rigidum isolate FL_2022 chromosome 1, APGP_CSIRO_Lrig_0.1, whole genome shotgun sequence region TTATATGTCAACAGGCAAAAGTAACATGACCAAACTCACCATCTATAAAAAAAAGATGTGGTCATCGCCAATATTGAGCCCATCTATGGATGGTCTCAACCATTTGAGGGAACAAGGCGCTAACACTCTCGTTGATAAGAGCCTGGAAGAAGTGTATAGCCTCCTCATCATCCAGATCCAGCCGGAATTTCTCCTGAAGCTGATGAATGCACACCATACAAGGGGAAAAGAATACGTGGTTATAGGCTCACTGATCTTTGTAAAAAATCCCCAAACttgtaaaacaaaataaattacCTTAAGGGTTCCATTTTCATCGGACGAGATATCTGGAATATTTGATCTTTCCATCAACTTGAAGAGATTCAAAATAAGGCTGCTGTTGTTCCTTAAGATGTTGTATGCTTCGCAGCAGTAGGACTTGAATCTCGTATAGTATTGGCTGAAATGCAAAAGGCGAGTTAAAGTGGTTGCAAGAGCTGTGAGCGAGTAAAATAGTAAAATGGTTCAGCCACACAGAACTGATCGATGAATTACCTTTCTGCGCCACCCATGGCCTCGACCATTTCTTTGCATAGTTTCATTGGGGGTGGAAATGGCTTTGGATCTCGACCCAGAATAAAAGCAAAATCCACATGGAAAAGGCACCCGTCATCTCTTAGAAGAAGATTATCTAGATGTCTAGAGAGAAATAGAGAAAATTAGCCATTTGTATCCCTGAGAAACTGCATATATCTAGATCAATTGACATGAGTACTACATAGACAAAAGAGCATAAAAAAATTTGGATGATACTGTGAGCCAACAAGACCCTCGCTACTGATGAAAATTGCTATAGAAAATATCCTGGCAATGGAGATTGTTCCGCGAATGAGGTAACAtacttcaaactacatgatgcagaaTGCGTTAATAAATCAGAAGTAATAAACACCTACCTGCGCAATATAATCCTTACATAAAGGAACACGAAAAAAATACCATTTTCGTTGGGGAATAATCAGGAACAATAAAATGAAGTGGGGCATGCAAATAAGTTCAATTTCCTCTAAAGCAAAATGAATAGTCTCGGACATGCAGCAATACATGATTAACAGTTCAAGATTGCTGAACGTGCAGCAAAATGAGAGAAATGCTTCCGTATGGTTATTACTAAGCAAAAAATGTTAGTTATCCTAATCCCAGCAGGTACTCAAAACAAGAAGGCACCAACCTGTCTCCAACACCCATAATATATGTTATGACAGAGTAACCAGCACAACTTTTGATAAAAGTTTCTAAGCACTGGGCAGTTataccaaaaggaccatcttcgtCAGGATGGAACTTCTGGAGGTAACTTGTAATACTGCGATGGTCTGATAAAATCTGAGAACAAAAAATAAATTAACTCAGCAAAGGTAATTTCCTCTAGAGGCAAACTACTTTAGAAATGAATCTACAATCTGTAGAAAACTTTGTTACAGGGTTAATCATAACTAGTCATCTGGAAATCCAACATTAGCTACTGGCTTCCATGATCTTCAATACCAAATTACCTGTGCAAGTGAAGCGGAAGGTATAAATTCAACCATCCCTTCATCTTGTCCAGTTGCAAGAACTCGATATGGGGTAAGGTGCAAGTCCATAttttctaatttgagcaaccGGTCCATTAAAGAGACCATTTGAATAACCTACAAAACGCATAACGAAATAGTCATGATATCTCTCCCTACCATAGTATTTAGGTCTATGCTGAGACTAGTGCTCCAAATAATAGCACATGAACAGTCACCTTACCTTCAAGCATTTATGCTGCATGTTGCACCATATGCAGCTCCACTATTATAAAAAGAATATATCTATGTATACAACGTTGATGGTGGATATGCTAAACATAAGCTAGCTATGTTACATATACATGCACCACAAAAACATGGATGAGATATGTATCTTGTAGTTTGTGCTCTTTTACAAACTAAACCACTGAATTCTCCACAGGACCAAAATATAATGGACTGAGTAACACGGACGAGCGACCTGTTCATGCTAAAGCAAACAGTGGCCCTAATTTTACAACAATGGTTAGACACAGTTACATCACTGTGCATTTCAAGGAAAGTTTCTACAGCATGCAGTCAAATACATGCACAATATTTCATTTTATTTAGCTTAAGTGGCAAGCTAGCAAAGACTCGGAATAGAACTGTCTACTTCACAGGAATACTATACTGTAAACACTAACCCAGAATGTAAGACCCAGAACGTAAAGATGGTGATACATGTCAGGTATACAGATTAGAAGACAAACAAAAATGATTTCCATTAAATGGAAAACAGACTTGAATAATTACCAATTGATCTTGGCGGAGGTCATCTCCCTTTTTGAAAATTATCTTGGATGCTCCCCCACTTGCCGTCTTAAATGTAAGGCGCAATGGAGTTAAGGCACTCTTGAATATAGATGACTCTTGAGGCACAACGCCAGTAAGGAGAAGTTTAGGTGCTAATGGTGAACGAATTGGCTGAAATGAATTTATCAGAATAAGTCAATGACAACTTTGAAGAATAACAAACATGAGCACACTAATGATGTAACAAGATTTACCTCATCAAAGTTAGTAAGCTCACTGAAAACTCCTGACAACAATTGTCTCAATTTCTCGACTTTCTTTTGTGCACTACCACGAACATTTTTTACATCCTTCATAATAGAACATAACTGAGCAGTAAGTTCTGTTTGGCGTGATAAACTCTGCCACAGTCGAAACCCATCTTCATCTCCATCCTCCCTAGCAACCATCTGTTAAAAGGAATAATGGTAGTAAGTAAATGAAAGATTACATAATAGGAACCATAGAACCAACAGCATGTACCCAAAAAAAGGAATAGAACATACTTTCATCATTTCATCTTCAAGCATGTCATATGTACTGTAGTATCGTCTTGCATATGCAGGATTATGGAGTTCAACGACCACATACCAGCGAAGGAAACTAGCGATTTCAATGTTTGACAAAGCTGGAATGGACATAAGATCAAGCAACGTGTGAGTTTTCTATGCAGTAGTTACACAATAGAAAACACGCTGATCCCAGTAACCAAATGTGCCAAATGGAGTCATGATCACATTCCGTAGAACTTATAAAGAAGGGTAAAGCATACCACGGTTTACAAGAAAGTGTGCCAAACAAGACTTGTCTGATCTTTCAAATCGAAGAGCTTGCACCAGTTGGAGTAAATAGCACTGCATTTCTTCATCATCAGCTCTTTCGAGTACGCTCACAGCATAGGCACGaacctttgcaaaaaaaaaagtacaactTACAATAGAATATTTGGAAGAGTGTGAGATGAAATGTGTCATCCTGAGTCACGGACTAGTTACTCAATCATTCTTTAGTAACCAAGAGGTAGGGTAATCATCTATAACCTTACAAACATCTTTTGTTGAGGAAGAAAAATGTGTAGTACCAGTGCACGAGAAAGTTTTTAAGAAGGTTCAAAAAATGAAAGCTCACAAGCTATTTCAAGAAAAAATGTAGAGTATGAATTGCATAATTATTAATGAGTAATTCACTTAACAGATGAAAGGGCGACAAAAAAGGCTATATAAacaaaataatgacataaaagCAACCTCACACACGTCTAAGAAAAAGACAAACACGGACAAAGGTGCCTAGGTAGCTTACTTCCTCGCTTTTAAAATCTGGTGAGAGAAGCTCTAATGCATCAGCCACATCAATTGTTTCCCACTTCCCAATCAATTCAATAGCTTGTTTAGCTTCCTGCACATCATGACATACTAAACATAAGAAGCTGCCAAATCATTTAGAAGTTAGATCAAGATAAATGTAGAGTTTGTATCCCAAAAAGTATACCAGGCCACCATGTTACTtagagcaagcacaagcaagcaaaGAAACATCCCCTGGTTTCCTCTGATGCACAAATGAAGTAAGATGGTACACTGAGATATATGAGATAATTTTACAAACCTGGATATCACTCCAATCCACTGAGCGGACAAACTTTGTAAGAGCTTTCTTCTCAGACATCAAAGAGAAACGGAATTTCCAAATCAATTGCTTCTCGTCCGCCTGTATATCGCGCGTAGGAGGATATTTGATGATTCTTTGAAGAAGTCTACCCATAAAGCACAAAGTTAGTCAAGCTAGAAAACCCACAAATGTGCGTATGACTGTTAAGCTAGCAACTAAATTGTGCTTCTTGCCACTTATAATTCATGCAGCTAACATGCAAATGTGTTTGCCCATAGATTCATGTAACAGAACTTAAGATATTAGCAACCACTGGAATTGACTTTAGTTGTCATGTGACTTTCTGTTCTTACAACATGACAGCCAAACAGGAAGATCATAAGGTGACAGTGAAACAAAAATACTTAAGAATAACATAATACAGCTTGCACTCACTTGCGCTCATTTGAGCTTGGTTTCAGATCTTTGTCGATAATTCCACGAGTTAAACTCCTAGCAAGCTTTAACTGCTTGTGCTCAGATGGATTGGTCCGTCCAAGTTCAGGATCCCACACGGTAACAAGCTCATTTGATAATGATACAGGGGCTGGTGCATAGAAATTCGCTCCAGATTCCTGAGTGGAAAAGAACCAGAGTAGATTTCTTTGTGAATATAACAACATGAAATTGGTAATAACTATTTTTGTATCTGTAAATTGCATTCAAATGAACATCACATTAATTTCGAGAGCACAGTTTCTCCTTTATCAATGAGAAGTTGCCAGATACTGAAAGGAAGACACATAAACTATGAATGGCGAAACAATGTTAACCTGGAAGACAACTCTGTGTTCAAAACTGCAGAATTCAACAACTAGGCTAGGGAACGAGTTCTCCAGCCTCTCGCACTCCTTCTCCTTAACTCTGTCCACAGCACTGAAGGCAAGACGGTCAAGCCAATCGACATGCTGTATCTGCCCTCTCTCGTACTTGTTAACAAGCCTCTCCAGCCGCTCTATCTCGCCTCGCTCATTCTTAGGAACCTAAAAGCATTAAttcaatacaaaaaaaaaaaatgtaagcTTGCCGTGAGGTAATTGAAGCAAACAACAGATGCAGAGACCGGTGATCCTTATAAAGAAAGCTGTCCACCTTGCCAGGGGTCATGGTGGGTACTCTTCCGTCCGCCTCCTTTTGGGGCCACAGCCGCAGCTTCTGCCTCCCCGTTTTAAGCTGTTTCTTGCTGTTGAAAAGGAATATGGTGGCTCCACCGACGACGCTGCTTCCCTCACCGGACGACACATCCCAAACCTACATTTGTTATCGACACAAAACACACACGGTTCAAAACTTGAACAGCAGTGCTACAAAATACCAATCCCTCGAGAAGGATAGTTCCTTCTCGTTACAATTTGATAGCACGGAAGATATACCGTGAAGGCGAGCTGCGCGAGGGAGGTCAGGTCCCTGTATTTGGTGCACAGGGTGATGAGCTCGTTCCAGCAGTACGGCGGGCCTGACGATTCGAGCCTGGCACCAATGAAGTGACTGTAAGAAACGGCGCTACGTTTTCCGATGCCAACGAGAGCTGATTAATTGTGCAGGTTTGTTTGGTAGGTAACGGAAGGGGATGATGATGATATATGTAAATCGTAGGAATAGAACGAGAATACCTAGTGTTGACTGGGAGGCCGAACTGGACTCCGTCGATGTAGAGCTTGCACTCGACGAAGAGCTCGGAGACCTTCTTGTCGAGACCGTCTGCGAGGGAGTAGAGAGGGGTGTCAGGAGAGAATCTGGGGAAGGAAGTGGGGGCAAAGGGGTTACCTTGAGCGGGAGGCGGGATGGGGGCCTGGAGGACGCGGAAGGTGAGGGGGAGGCTGATGTCGCAGGACAGGAAGAAGCGGAACTCGCTGCTGTTGttgcccgccaccgccgccgcgctggtccggctgatggcggcggtcgccgccgccatggacggACGGGCGGGCGGGCGGAGAGTGAGTAAAGGTGGCGAATTTACTATACGCGGTGCGCCGGCGAGTAGCCGCGGCAGCACGAGGCGGTCCGGCCGGCGAGGAGGTGGTGGCGTGCGGGGTGGGGTGCCCCGTCTGGACTCGACTCGGCGATGAAGAAGACGGAGAGGACAAGAGAGATGCGCATCGGCGAAGACGAACTACGAGCGGACTCTGGGATGGGCCAAGCAGTGGGCTGGGCCTTCGATTCGGGCCCGTGAAGCCCAACGCTTATCGGTAAACTCTACCTCCGGTCCTCCATGAAGGAACAATTTAATAAACTCTACCTCTTTGTTCTAAAAAAAGTAAACTATTTGGTTTGAAATTCGTTATTTTCTGGACTTTGAGGCCAtggtaaaaaaaaaaaccaaccGTCAGGTTATTTATGAACTTCTTACATGAACAACCATGTGAAAACCTCGTAGCCCAAGGGATGGCAACCCGGTGAAGTGTTTCTCATCCCATCCTCATTATTCCATGGAGGGGGATGGAAGTCCCCAATAAAAGGCTAAATTCAAATTATCTTCTTGTAGATTTTATGactttacatgttttatacatcaaAATAAGCAACTTTATAATACATACGAGGGAGAGGGTTTTGCGCCACAGAAACCAAAAATTGTGAGCCACAGATGAGGGTTTTTCGTAGTAGTGTACTATGTACATGGTAAAACAACAACAATTGTTATCATATGCTAAATATTGTTGAAATATACTACACTAGACACGTCATTACAATATATTTCATAGAAAAACATACCACTTTATATGTATATACATGTATAACGAGGAATATCAGGGAACGGGGATGAAAGACCTTTTAATCCATATCCCTACTTTAGATAACAACGGTCAAACTTCTTCATACATGTCCCCTAAAATTTCCCACGGGTTTGCGGGAAACGGATCTGATAGGTATCCCTATGTATGCCCGAGCATTGGTAAGGGACCTATTTGTAGAATTCTCAAAACACAAAAAGGAAAAATATAGGATCAGAGTGTTGTGTCTAATTGAATATTGCATGATAAAAAACGGTAGAGAGTTCTTGAATCATAGGAAAAAGTTAACATGAGTTTTGAGGGGGGGATTTTGCCTTCAagatattttgcaattcattcctTAAGAAAACAATTCTAGGGATTTGAATCATAGAATCAAATGAGCATATTGAAAGAGTTCTAAGGATAAAAATGTTCTAAAATTTCTCTCAAATTCCTTTGAACCTAGGAATAGAAAATacataggattgagatgtcatCTACTTTCAATCCTATAGGtagatgaagtgtgtttgattggaGCAAATGAATTttacatgaggtatgagctaatgttttTTCCTATagtaattacactacaagatttctataggaattttcctataggatattttctatgaatcaaacaatttATGTAGAAAAAGTTTTCCACAAAAACCAAATCTTGTACAATttctatgcaaatcatatgaatcaaaggagccctaagatTGCTACAGGGCTGCACCATGGAGATAGGATGGCCAACGTGTCTCATATCTTTTGCTAAGAGACGTATACTCCCTCGATTCCATGATTTTTATCGTAGTTTTAGTTCAACTTTGAGTTATGACCATGTAATAAGAAATATGGAAC contains the following coding sequences:
- the LOC124685151 gene encoding phosphatidylinositol 3-kinase, root isoform, yielding MAAATAAISRTSAAAVAGNNSSEFRFFLSCDISLPLTFRVLQAPIPPPAQDGLDKKVSELFVECKLYIDGVQFGLPVNTRLESSGPPYCWNELITLCTKYRDLTSLAQLAFTVWDVSSGEGSSVVGGATIFLFNSKKQLKTGRQKLRLWPQKEADGRVPTMTPGKVPKNERGEIERLERLVNKYERGQIQHVDWLDRLAFSAVDRVKEKECERLENSFPSLVVEFCSFEHRVVFQESGANFYAPAPVSLSNELVTVWDPELGRTNPSEHKQLKLARSLTRGIIDKDLKPSSNERKLLQRIIKYPPTRDIQADEKQLIWKFRFSLMSEKKALTKFVRSVDWSDIQEAKQAIELIGKWETIDVADALELLSPDFKSEEVRAYAVSVLERADDEEMQCYLLQLVQALRFERSDKSCLAHFLVNRALSNIEIASFLRWYVVVELHNPAYARRYYSTYDMLEDEMMKMVAREDGDEDGFRLWQSLSRQTELTAQLCSIMKDVKNVRGSAQKKVEKLRQLLSGVFSELTNFDEPIRSPLAPKLLLTGVVPQESSIFKSALTPLRLTFKTASGGASKIIFKKGDDLRQDQLVIQMVSLMDRLLKLENMDLHLTPYRVLATGQDEGMVEFIPSASLAQILSDHRSITSYLQKFHPDEDGPFGITAQCLETFIKSCAGYSVITYIMGVGDRHLDNLLLRDDGCLFHVDFAFILGRDPKPFPPPMKLCKEMVEAMGGAESQYYTRFKSYCCEAYNILRNNSSLILNLFKLMERSNIPDISSDENGTLKLQEKFRLDLDDEEAIHFFQALINESVSALFPQMVETIHRWAQYWR